Proteins encoded within one genomic window of Candidatus Nezhaarchaeota archaeon:
- a CDS encoding RimK family alpha-L-glutamate ligase → MKIGIFTRNEHSWCSRKLRDEIIKAGHEPYPIRFGRVRVNIGLKPSVTFNGVDLVNDLSIAIVRPIGRCSVDECFFRIDLLHKLERAGLPIVNKPSAIEKCMSKFAALSLLEEHGLPVPKTVVTENPIEALKAYHEFGQDIVIKPLYGSRGFGIARIRDEDVAKRVFSDLHFLRHVLYVQEFIQHGGRDIRVFVIGGEVVASMQRVSSGWKTNIALGAKPVPFTPDERLSNLASKACEILGCEIAGVDIIESPSSGYLLTEVNSQPGWMGLQAVTKVNIAAKIVRYLISKAKK, encoded by the coding sequence ATGAAGATAGGAATCTTTACGAGAAACGAACATTCTTGGTGCTCACGAAAGCTTAGAGATGAGATAATAAAGGCAGGTCATGAACCCTATCCAATAAGATTTGGCAGGGTGAGGGTCAATATAGGTCTGAAACCCTCAGTAACATTCAACGGTGTGGACCTAGTCAATGATCTCTCCATAGCCATAGTTAGACCGATAGGTAGGTGCTCAGTTGACGAATGCTTCTTCAGGATAGACCTCCTCCACAAGCTTGAGAGGGCTGGTTTACCCATAGTCAATAAGCCCTCAGCTATAGAGAAGTGCATGAGCAAGTTTGCAGCGTTATCGTTGTTGGAGGAGCATGGACTACCAGTACCAAAGACCGTAGTGACTGAGAACCCCATCGAAGCTTTAAAAGCCTACCATGAGTTTGGCCAAGATATCGTAATAAAGCCCCTCTACGGCTCGAGAGGGTTTGGTATCGCCAGAATAAGGGATGAGGATGTGGCCAAGAGAGTCTTCTCAGATCTCCACTTCTTAAGACACGTCCTCTACGTGCAGGAGTTCATTCAACATGGTGGAAGAGACATAAGAGTGTTTGTAATAGGCGGTGAGGTCGTAGCGTCGATGCAGAGAGTCTCTTCTGGATGGAAGACGAACATAGCCTTGGGCGCAAAACCGGTACCGTTCACCCCCGACGAGCGGCTCTCTAACTTAGCATCGAAAGCGTGCGAGATCTTGGGTTGCGAAATAGCTGGGGTGGACATCATAGAATCTCCATCGTCCGGATACCTGCTAACCGAGGTTAACAGTCAACCAGGTTGGATGGGCCTGCAGGCAGTCACTAAGGTAAACATAGCAGCTAAGATAGTAAGGTACCTAATATCTAAGGCGAAGAAGTAA
- a CDS encoding HIT domain-containing protein produces MSEVKKLAILWAPWRIKYIESPRTETCIFCIGEEVAKDRENLVVYRGVKSFIIMNKYPYNTGHLMVAPYRHVGDILDLMEDELLDLVRNVNLSVRLLRETLKPEGFNIGINMGRVAGAGVEDHLHIHIVPRWAGDTNFMPTIAQVKVLPELLESTYDKLRSTLLKLLKGRSPQ; encoded by the coding sequence ATGAGCGAAGTTAAGAAGCTCGCAATACTCTGGGCTCCGTGGAGAATAAAGTACATAGAGTCGCCAAGGACTGAGACCTGTATTTTCTGTATAGGCGAGGAGGTAGCTAAGGATCGAGAAAACTTAGTAGTTTACAGAGGGGTTAAGTCCTTCATAATCATGAACAAGTATCCATATAATACTGGGCACTTAATGGTAGCGCCTTATAGGCATGTTGGGGATATCCTGGATTTAATGGAGGATGAGCTTCTAGACCTCGTAAGGAATGTGAACTTATCGGTGAGACTTTTAAGGGAGACCCTAAAGCCAGAGGGCTTCAACATTGGAATAAACATGGGCAGAGTAGCTGGAGCAGGAGTGGAGGATCATCTCCATATACACATAGTGCCCAGGTGGGCTGGGGATACCAACTTCATGCCTACAATAGCTCAAGTCAAGGTCTTGCCCGAGCTCTTAGAATCCACATACGATAAATTAAGGAGCACTCTCTTGAAGCTCTTGAAGGGGAGAAGCCCTCAATGA
- a CDS encoding coenzyme F420-0:L-glutamate ligase encodes MGRVVRWREFMAIPLRSNVWRPGTKYKEKIAELVSGVVSSGDYVVISEKALSVALGLLYDESSIKSDPYSKLITYLTTNVLWGLLLSRLCRLSNETISLLRRYPLLEGSRHKKLALRIGGILQAFKPTSEAGIDATNLPRHLVSLPLNEPFKVADEIRSYLFQELKVDVRVAIVDSDKCYRLKPIPKLILTSRKSGLPLSMNLGVISFLIARSLNNLFSPYATPVGFSPTTVDIDELLIVSELADRARGFGIGRTVHEVERKLKVKAIEVTWDLLDSFPHYPVVVVKRIKGLR; translated from the coding sequence ATGGGCAGAGTAGTAAGATGGAGAGAGTTCATGGCGATACCATTGAGATCCAATGTTTGGAGGCCTGGGACGAAGTATAAGGAGAAGATAGCCGAACTCGTAAGTGGGGTTGTCTCAAGTGGAGATTATGTAGTAATATCCGAAAAAGCACTATCAGTAGCTTTAGGTCTCCTATACGATGAGTCTTCAATCAAGAGTGATCCTTATAGTAAACTAATTACTTACTTGACAACCAATGTGCTGTGGGGTCTTCTCTTAAGCCGACTATGCAGGCTCTCAAATGAGACTATCTCCCTCTTAAGAAGATATCCGTTACTGGAGGGGTCACGTCATAAAAAGCTAGCTTTAAGAATTGGAGGGATACTTCAGGCCTTCAAGCCAACCTCTGAAGCTGGCATAGATGCCACGAACCTTCCTAGACACTTGGTTTCGCTACCACTTAACGAGCCCTTCAAAGTAGCTGATGAAATCAGGAGCTACCTGTTTCAAGAGCTAAAGGTTGATGTTCGAGTCGCTATAGTTGATAGCGATAAGTGTTACAGGTTGAAGCCAATCCCGAAATTGATACTAACTAGTAGGAAGAGCGGGCTTCCACTATCGATGAACCTTGGCGTTATATCATTCCTCATAGCTCGCTCCCTCAATAACCTGTTTAGCCCCTACGCTACCCCTGTGGGCTTTTCGCCCACTACTGTGGATATAGATGAATTACTCATAGTGTCTGAGCTTGCTGATAGAGCTCGAGGTTTCGGTATTGGTAGAACCGTGCATGAAGTTGAAAGAAAGCTTAAAGTTAAGGCAATTGAAGTAACTTGGGACCTTCTAGACTCTTTTCCTCACTACCCGGTTGTTGTTGTTAAGAGAATTAAAGGGTTAAGATGA